Proteins encoded in a region of the Rhodococcus sp. SBT000017 genome:
- a CDS encoding AlpA family transcriptional regulator, whose protein sequence is MTTSTLAPARQILSVELVAERTGLAPQTIRNWVQLGKGPRSFKLGARRVFDAADVDQWLIEQKLKSA, encoded by the coding sequence ATGACCACCTCGACACTTGCCCCCGCCCGCCAGATTCTCTCTGTGGAGCTGGTGGCAGAACGCACCGGACTAGCTCCCCAGACGATCCGAAACTGGGTCCAGCTCGGCAAGGGACCGCGATCGTTCAAGCTTGGTGCTCGGCGAGTGTTCGATGCCGCCGACGTCGATCAGTGGCTCATCGAGCAGAAGTTGAAAAGCGCGTAA
- a CDS encoding AAA family ATPase, which translates to MNTFSERADKRAGSLERRAEQWESGDELSATRAAQATAERIHNRSMLDAFLTDRVAVFAPDNGMAEFLSILPDAEDVVNSALNSGRMWTDEDGEGDRDVLFFRVDDDTRLLLAPEHLAEHPGVRVFASDPGLRLDHQFDQFAAAGLDLDDFTPLVEVETAETEAAERFYAAPQAFSSVDMSVLMWNWSRLSANDIRAEAARLDACETDAEAFAELTRQFHGAKAHELACERDNPPDDNPEDTMTEDEYDGPCALDLARLRSEPRPPKVWLETGVVAEKSVTKFVAGSGDGKTILIADMAIHHSLGLSALDRGDDGRPRQLDGGPKRVLYIDGEVGEDWWLDYLERFAAPAELPNLFVVSMEDIPALTTDAGVVAMTKLIERYRPDVVVIDTLSSYIEGAENDSDTWIAFDNRITLPLKAKGVTVIYADHTGKNPELGARGSSAKRAKLDAEWLLSKPRADRKNELRLSRLKDRTGSLPEKVALKRVDGPLAHVRITEGKLTLKVVAGREVPEDDKVAAIVEQLDQWDVSVKTGRPSIAARLRDAGFTAPDAAIRLAIDHRRSRPQK; encoded by the coding sequence ATGAACACGTTCAGCGAACGCGCCGACAAGCGAGCTGGATCGCTGGAGCGCCGCGCGGAACAGTGGGAATCCGGGGACGAACTGAGCGCCACCAGAGCCGCACAGGCGACGGCCGAGCGCATTCACAATCGTTCGATGCTGGACGCGTTCCTGACGGATCGCGTAGCGGTATTCGCGCCCGACAACGGCATGGCCGAGTTCCTCTCGATACTTCCCGACGCCGAGGACGTGGTGAACAGCGCCCTCAATTCGGGTCGAATGTGGACCGACGAGGACGGGGAAGGTGACCGCGACGTCCTGTTCTTTCGCGTGGACGATGACACCCGCTTACTGCTCGCCCCCGAGCACTTGGCCGAGCACCCCGGAGTGAGAGTGTTCGCGTCCGACCCTGGCCTACGGCTGGACCACCAGTTCGACCAATTCGCGGCGGCGGGTTTGGATCTGGACGACTTCACCCCGCTTGTCGAAGTCGAAACCGCTGAGACCGAAGCCGCCGAGCGGTTCTATGCCGCACCGCAAGCCTTCTCCAGCGTCGACATGTCGGTTCTCATGTGGAATTGGTCCCGTCTGAGCGCCAACGACATTCGCGCCGAGGCAGCCCGCCTGGACGCGTGCGAGACCGACGCCGAGGCATTCGCAGAACTGACCCGTCAGTTCCACGGCGCGAAGGCGCACGAGTTGGCCTGCGAACGCGACAACCCACCGGACGACAACCCCGAGGACACGATGACCGAGGACGAATACGACGGCCCTTGTGCCCTAGACCTGGCGCGACTCCGCAGTGAGCCGAGACCGCCGAAGGTCTGGTTGGAGACCGGCGTGGTGGCCGAAAAGTCCGTGACCAAATTCGTAGCGGGGTCCGGCGACGGTAAAACGATCCTGATCGCAGACATGGCAATCCATCATTCGCTGGGATTGTCCGCGCTCGATCGCGGCGACGACGGTCGACCGAGGCAGCTCGACGGCGGGCCGAAACGTGTGCTCTACATCGACGGAGAGGTAGGCGAGGACTGGTGGCTGGATTACCTGGAGCGGTTCGCGGCTCCCGCTGAGCTGCCCAACCTGTTCGTGGTGTCGATGGAGGACATTCCTGCACTCACCACCGACGCCGGAGTGGTCGCCATGACGAAACTGATCGAACGCTACCGGCCTGACGTCGTGGTGATCGACACGCTCTCCAGCTACATCGAGGGTGCGGAGAACGACTCAGACACGTGGATCGCATTCGACAACCGGATCACCCTGCCGCTCAAGGCAAAGGGTGTGACAGTGATCTACGCCGATCACACCGGCAAGAATCCCGAGTTGGGTGCTCGCGGTTCATCGGCCAAGCGCGCGAAGCTCGATGCGGAGTGGCTACTGAGTAAGCCGAGAGCCGACAGGAAGAACGAACTGCGTCTTTCGCGACTGAAGGATCGCACCGGGTCACTGCCCGAGAAGGTCGCACTCAAGCGCGTGGACGGCCCTCTCGCGCACGTAAGGATCACCGAGGGCAAGCTCACGCTGAAGGTCGTCGCCGGACGAGAGGTGCCCGAGGACGACAAGGTCGCCGCCATAGTCGAGCAACTCGATCAGTGGGACGTATCTGTCAAGACGGGGAGGCCGTCGATTGCGGCGCGACTGCGAGACGCCGGCTTCACCGCACCCGACGCGGCTATTCGACTTGCGATCGATCACCGCAGATCGAGGCCGCAGAAATGA
- a CDS encoding bile acid:sodium symporter family protein, whose product MDDSVLISTFLPIALAIIMFGLGLSLTVEDFRRTARTPRAVVIALALQILVLPVLAFGLILLFDLPPLLAVGVMLLAASPGGTTANLFSHLFRGDVALNITLTAVNSVLAAVTIPVITNFAIAYFDADGELGLQFGKIVQVIAIVLIPVALGMLVRNRSLAFAERADRPVRIFSIVILVLVAVGALVGERSNVVGYLEQVGLVTGLFCLASLAIGYGAARLLKMGEPQSIAISMEIGIHNTTVALTVALSVLQSTEVAIPAAVYSFLMYVLATAFGYLVTGRTRTQVSS is encoded by the coding sequence ATGGACGACTCGGTATTGATCTCGACGTTTCTGCCCATCGCACTCGCGATCATCATGTTCGGACTCGGACTGTCGCTGACCGTCGAGGATTTCCGACGCACCGCGCGCACGCCGCGGGCCGTTGTGATAGCCCTGGCTCTCCAAATCTTGGTTCTTCCTGTTCTCGCATTCGGACTGATTCTGCTGTTCGACCTGCCGCCATTGCTGGCTGTCGGAGTGATGCTGCTGGCCGCATCTCCGGGCGGGACCACCGCGAACCTGTTCTCGCACCTGTTCCGTGGGGACGTCGCACTCAACATCACATTGACCGCGGTCAATTCGGTTCTGGCGGCCGTGACCATTCCCGTCATCACCAACTTCGCCATCGCTTACTTCGATGCAGACGGTGAATTGGGCCTGCAGTTCGGCAAAATAGTGCAGGTCATAGCTATCGTGCTGATTCCGGTAGCACTCGGAATGCTGGTGCGCAATCGCTCCCTGGCGTTCGCCGAACGCGCGGATCGACCGGTCCGGATCTTCTCGATCGTCATCTTGGTGTTGGTGGCGGTCGGCGCCCTTGTCGGCGAGCGATCAAACGTTGTCGGTTACCTCGAACAGGTCGGACTGGTGACGGGGTTGTTCTGCTTGGCAAGCCTTGCCATCGGCTACGGTGCTGCGCGACTGCTGAAGATGGGTGAGCCGCAGTCCATCGCGATCTCGATGGAAATCGGAATCCATAACACCACCGTTGCCCTCACAGTCGCGTTGAGCGTGCTCCAAAGCACCGAGGTGGCGATACCGGCCGCTGTCTACTCGTTCCTCATGTACGTATTGGCCACGGCATTCGGTTATCTGGTTACCGGACGGACCCGCACACAGGTCTCGTCATGA
- a CDS encoding alpha/beta family hydrolase — protein sequence MPELDGPDAPADIDLGGGVAFLHTPSIPSRGGLVLTHGAGGNCESLLLQRIAAVWTAAGFTVLRFDLPFRVRKPKGPPHPSRSAEDRLGIAEAVERLRAETDGFIAFGGHSYGGRQGSMIAAEQPGLVDGLVLTSYPLHPPGKPEKARTHHLPELRTPAVVVHGTKDPFGTTAELSAALALVPAPTLLVDIEGAGHDLAPAKYDAATKTLAGAASLFGTPTSDSSVVVPLFDPSR from the coding sequence ATGCCTGAACTCGATGGACCCGACGCCCCCGCCGACATCGATCTCGGCGGGGGCGTCGCCTTTCTGCACACACCCTCGATACCGTCACGCGGCGGCCTCGTTCTGACGCACGGTGCGGGCGGAAACTGCGAGTCGCTGCTGCTGCAGCGCATCGCCGCAGTATGGACAGCAGCCGGGTTCACGGTGCTGCGGTTCGACCTTCCCTTTCGAGTACGCAAGCCCAAGGGACCGCCGCACCCGTCCCGGTCGGCCGAGGACCGGCTGGGCATCGCCGAGGCCGTCGAACGCCTTCGCGCCGAGACCGACGGATTCATCGCATTCGGTGGGCATTCCTACGGTGGCAGGCAAGGGTCGATGATCGCGGCCGAACAACCGGGTCTCGTCGACGGACTCGTCCTGACGTCCTATCCCCTGCACCCGCCGGGCAAGCCGGAGAAAGCTCGTACCCATCACCTTCCCGAACTACGGACACCAGCGGTGGTGGTGCACGGTACGAAGGACCCGTTCGGCACCACTGCCGAACTGAGCGCTGCGCTCGCGCTCGTCCCGGCCCCCACACTGCTCGTCGACATCGAGGGTGCAGGCCACGACCTCGCTCCGGCCAAGTACGACGCAGCGACGAAGACCCTTGCCGGTGCCGCCTCGTTGTTCGGTACTCCGACGTCCGATTCGTCGGTTGTCGTCCCGCTCTTCGACCCGTCGCGCTGA
- a CDS encoding GNAT family N-acetyltransferase — translation MTVRVAALADAHRVAEVAASTFQLACPPGTRPEDIEQFISNVLSAEHFENYIADVTRTVLVDETADADVVGYAMLVSGTPTDPDIRAALSHEPAMEISKLYVQPTQHGSGAAGRLMSSSLNHARDSGCAAAWLGVNQQNVRAQKFYAKHGFEIVGTKTFVVGVQTHDDYVMQVTL, via the coding sequence GTGACCGTGCGCGTGGCAGCACTCGCCGATGCACATCGCGTCGCCGAGGTGGCCGCGTCGACCTTTCAGCTCGCCTGCCCGCCGGGAACCCGGCCCGAGGACATCGAGCAGTTCATCTCGAACGTGTTGTCGGCCGAGCACTTCGAGAACTACATCGCCGACGTGACCAGAACGGTCCTCGTCGACGAGACCGCCGACGCAGACGTCGTGGGCTATGCGATGCTCGTATCCGGGACGCCTACGGACCCGGACATTCGCGCAGCCCTCTCGCACGAGCCGGCCATGGAGATCAGCAAACTCTACGTGCAACCGACCCAGCACGGCAGCGGAGCCGCGGGCCGATTGATGTCGTCGTCGTTGAATCACGCACGCGACTCCGGTTGTGCCGCAGCATGGTTGGGCGTCAATCAGCAGAACGTGCGGGCGCAGAAGTTCTACGCCAAACACGGATTCGAGATCGTGGGCACCAAGACGTTCGTCGTCGGAGTCCAGACGCACGACGACTACGTCATGCAGGTGACGCTGTGA
- the zapE gene encoding cell division protein ZapE, translating into MPARLVDRNPVVPSDQLIAQMVPPAMFDDVSFSSYIPDPNEPTQAAAVEKAEEFANKAQKIRSKGKRGLFGKKTPAIGAGLYLDGGFGVGKTHLLASIYHSVPEPKAFGTFVELTHVVGALGFNKALEELSDHSVLCIDEFELDDPGDTMLVSRLLSELSQRGVSIVATSNTLPGQLGEGRFAAEDFLREIKKLGSIFESVRVDGPDYRHRDLPPAPEPTSESELIERAETVEGATLDDFDELLAHLSTLHPSRYGKLLDGVPAVFLKNVHPASDQAIALRLVVLADRLYDAGIPVTASGGKLDEIFTEEMLAGGYRKKYLRATSRLLALSRFAAVG; encoded by the coding sequence ATGCCCGCACGCCTTGTCGACCGAAATCCCGTGGTTCCCTCCGATCAGTTGATCGCACAGATGGTCCCGCCGGCGATGTTCGACGACGTCAGTTTCTCCTCGTACATTCCAGACCCCAACGAGCCGACACAGGCTGCGGCGGTCGAGAAGGCAGAGGAGTTCGCGAACAAGGCGCAGAAGATCCGCAGCAAGGGCAAGCGGGGTCTCTTCGGCAAGAAGACCCCGGCCATCGGTGCCGGCCTGTACCTCGACGGCGGCTTCGGTGTGGGCAAGACTCACCTGCTCGCTTCGATTTACCACAGCGTTCCCGAGCCGAAGGCATTCGGTACGTTCGTCGAACTCACTCACGTCGTCGGTGCCCTCGGCTTCAACAAGGCTCTCGAAGAACTCTCGGACCACAGCGTGTTGTGCATCGACGAGTTCGAGCTCGACGACCCAGGCGACACGATGCTGGTCTCGCGGCTGCTCTCGGAGCTCTCACAGCGCGGAGTATCCATCGTCGCGACGTCCAACACTCTGCCCGGGCAGCTCGGTGAGGGCCGCTTCGCCGCCGAGGACTTCCTGCGCGAGATCAAGAAGCTCGGTTCGATCTTCGAGTCGGTCCGCGTCGACGGCCCCGACTACCGCCACCGCGATCTGCCTCCGGCTCCCGAGCCCACATCCGAGTCGGAGCTGATCGAGCGCGCCGAGACGGTCGAGGGCGCAACCCTGGACGATTTCGACGAGCTGTTGGCGCATCTGAGCACGCTGCACCCCTCGCGCTACGGCAAGTTGCTCGACGGCGTTCCGGCCGTGTTCTTGAAGAACGTGCACCCGGCTTCGGATCAGGCCATCGCGCTGCGACTGGTCGTCCTCGCCGACCGTCTCTACGACGCCGGTATCCCGGTGACGGCATCGGGCGGCAAGCTCGACGAGATCTTCACCGAGGAGATGTTGGCAGGCGGCTACCGCAAGAAGTACCTGCGCGCCACCTCGCGTCTGCTCGCGTTGTCTCGTTTCGCTGCAGTCGGCTGA
- a CDS encoding asparagine synthase C-terminal domain-containing protein gives MSDSLRAPLEYVSDIIDVRMEIKRTVDSPSTAARTLIDYLERRITALTSDRGLEHGIMLSGGIDSILVAAVARRLSIDLVAVTYAVDAPQLDGSHNDETGAVAVAKHLGFEHHVVRSSTAELLDSAIAASKLLNSTEIWEISSAVPIRACFKEFSRLGINGPILTGSGADALFLGGKRLNSPVSSSSAIHEMNSMIEQQVLRNFSRKRLIPDFFERILGESCDRFVQIFQTVEAWQFSKTLLPSALFSTNGNHEDKLCLRMAAEMLGVPRELTRSKKDPIQYSSGVVGGIVLEARKYLAQLPGAETYTSPLTEPLDLSIARLFLLAPQVRDRSDDSIEQNS, from the coding sequence ATGAGTGACTCTCTCCGGGCACCGCTCGAATATGTGAGCGATATTATTGATGTTCGGATGGAAATCAAGCGAACCGTCGATAGTCCATCTACAGCAGCTCGGACATTGATAGATTACCTAGAGCGAAGAATTACGGCTCTGACTAGTGACCGCGGGCTAGAGCACGGAATTATGCTGTCGGGCGGAATCGACTCCATTCTCGTGGCGGCGGTTGCACGCAGACTGAGCATCGACCTGGTGGCGGTTACGTATGCCGTGGACGCTCCCCAGCTGGACGGGAGCCATAATGATGAGACGGGAGCCGTCGCCGTCGCTAAGCACTTAGGTTTCGAGCATCACGTTGTCCGCTCATCAACGGCTGAGCTACTCGATTCCGCGATTGCAGCCTCAAAGCTACTAAATAGTACGGAAATTTGGGAAATTTCCTCCGCAGTGCCAATTAGGGCATGCTTCAAGGAGTTCTCGAGATTGGGAATCAATGGTCCGATACTCACCGGAAGCGGCGCTGATGCCTTGTTTCTCGGCGGGAAGCGATTGAATAGCCCGGTTTCGAGCTCGTCAGCAATTCATGAGATGAACAGCATGATAGAGCAACAGGTTCTGAGGAACTTTAGCCGAAAGAGACTAATACCTGATTTTTTCGAACGAATTTTGGGCGAATCTTGCGACAGGTTCGTTCAGATATTTCAGACTGTAGAAGCATGGCAATTTTCGAAAACACTACTTCCAAGCGCGTTATTTTCAACGAACGGAAATCATGAGGACAAACTGTGCCTCCGCATGGCTGCAGAGATGCTTGGGGTTCCACGTGAACTAACGCGAAGCAAAAAGGATCCGATTCAGTACTCGTCAGGAGTAGTTGGGGGAATTGTACTAGAAGCTCGCAAATATCTCGCACAATTGCCAGGGGCTGAAACCTACACCAGCCCCCTTACTGAGCCTTTGGATCTATCCATTGCAAGACTCTTCCTACTGGCCCCACAAGTCCGAGATCGGAGCGACGATAGTATTGAGCAGAATTCCTGA